The DNA segment GACCGGGAATTATTTTGATTGATTCAGGATACGGCAATAACGGAACTTTCTTATCTCAATTAGAACAAAGAAACCTAAAGTATTTAGGGGGAATGGCGAAAAATCGGAACGTAACCATTGAAAGAAATGACAACTTAAAGGAAACCTTGCGGGTTGATGAATTAGCTCAAGCCCTTGTTCCAGAAGACTTTCGTGAAGTCAAATTGGCAACAGAAAAACCAAAAACACTCTGGGTAGGGATTGTAGAAGTGCGGAATGCACTTCGCCGCAAGCACCTGAATCCAATTCAGGTGAACGGCGAAGGAGAAATCTCACGCTTAGAAGGAAAGAAAAGAATCGCTATCATCATGAATGCGAAAACGTTTTCCCAAGCAACAGAGATTGATTACTTTGTGACCAATGTTGAAGCTCAAAAAGCAACGCCAGAATGGATAGTTAACACTTATTCTCAACGGAATTGGGTAGAAGTGTTTTATCGTGAAGCTAAGGGAAATTTGGGACTCAGAGAGTATCAAGTTAGGGATAAACGCAGTCTTCTTAGACATTTTGTTTTAGTCTTCTGTGCTTATACTTTTATCATTTGGCATCAACTAACTGGGGGATTTAGACGTATCTGGTCCAATCAACCTTTGAATACTTTTAATGAAGCCTTGGAAGCGTTTAGAACAGCAATTACATATCGTTTCCTTAAGTGGCTTCAAGAGAATTGGGACGTATTTTTCGCTTATAAAGCGAGTTTTGGCTATATTTTAGCTTAAACTTCGTTTAAGTCCCGTTATGAAGAAGAACTACCAGAAACCATTCCTGTCTATCGCTTTTATAACACGAAACAAGGTAACCACTTCTACACCCCTTCAGCTGACGAACGAGATTTTGTAAAAGAACAACTACCCCAATTTAGGGATGAAGGTATTGCTTTCTATGCTAACCCTAGTAGTGAAGCAATATAGTTCACTCTCTTTTGATTGTTCTGTTGATATTTCTTGAAAGCGCCCCACGGGCGCAATCACACCCGTTATGGAAGAAAAAAACAGTAATTAAAGGGGACTTACCAGCTGTTGAAAACTCCAGCTCCATTATCTTAACTGCTGTGTCTTGAAAGTGGGATTAATCTGTTATTTTTTCACAAAATTACAACTGCTAAAGCTGCTACAAAGACTAGGTTTACAAGTGTTTATGACGATATTCCTAGGGAATCATTGTAAGCTTGAATAGCTGCTTCGATATCACCAGAAAACTTAATTCTCCCTTTTTCTAACCAAATTCCCCGTTGACACCACTGCTGTAAAAACCGGCTATCGTGAGAAACGACTAAGATGGTTACATTCATTTCCCAAAATTTTTCGATGCGCTTGCGACACTTTTGCTTAAATCTAGCATCTCCAACCGATAGGACTTCATCTAGTAATAATATGTCTGGCCGAACATCGGTTGCGATCGCGAAGCCTAAACGAGCTTTCATCCCTGAAGACAATGCTTTAACAGGTATAAAAGCATATTCTTCTAGTTCAGCAAACTCTAAAATTGGCTGAATCCTCTTAAACATCTCTTGGCGAGAAAATCCTAACATTACGCCATACATAATAATATTATCTGTTACTGACATTCCAGCATCAAATCCTGCTCCTAACTCAATTAAAGGAGCAATGTTACCTGCTACTCTTACTATTCCCCGAGTAGGAAGTAAAATGCCACAAATCAATTTCAAAAGCGTTGACTTTCCTGAGCCATTAGCGCCAATTATCCCCACCTTTTCTCCAGCGCTAATTTCTAGATTAACTTGCTCTAAGATTAATTTCTTGGAGGGTTTACGATATTTTCTTTGTAAGAGAGAAAAAATACTAGTTTTTAAATCATAAGAAAATTCTTCTTGGGTTCTTCTCCACAGATAAATATCCTTTAAGTTAATCATTTTCATGTTATACATTCAAAGTAAATCAATAAAGTGGTTTCTATAACGATGGAAAAATAACCAACCTAATAAACAGACTACTAAACTATTGATTAAGGTCATACCAATTAAACTTAAATCTGGTAATTTTCCAGATAGCGTTATTTGACGAAAACTCTCAATAATTTGTGATAGTGGATTGAGTAAGAGGAAAGATCGAACTTTTTCGGGAACAATTTCAGCGGGATAAAAAATAGGAGTTGCAATTCTCAGAGCATAAATTGTTACGCTATAAAGATGAGGAATATCTCTAAAAAAAACAAATAATGCACTTAATGCATAGCCAATCCCACTAGAGAATAAAATAAGTGCAATCAGAGGGAATATTAAAGATAGAACATTAATAAAATTGCCCGAGGTTAAAAATGCCATAATAGCTAGAGGAGGCAAATTAGCAGCGATAAACTGAAACACATTAGCTGCAATAATTGAAGATGGAAAGATGCTAAGAGGTAATTTTATTTTATTAATTAAAGAACCACTAGATACCAAACTACTTAAAGATTGGTTAGTTGCAGCAGCAAAAAAATGAAAGATAGATAGTCCAGTAAATGCTGCTAAGATATAATTAAAAATAGAATCATCATAATAACTAGAAAAAGCTCTCCCTAGGACTGCAGTATAAATTCCTGCCATAATTAAAGGGTTAAGCAGTGACCAATAAATCCCTAACCAAGAACCGCGATAGCGACCTTTTAAGTTGCGTTCAACCAGAACACATAATAATTCCCAATATCGTTGAAGCTTCGACCATCTTTTGTAAGTTAGTAGAGAATTATTCATATACTGATGCCAAGGAATTACTAAGCTTGACTATTCTACCTTATCTGAAGTGAGTTATGGTGAACGACCCAGGAATTATTTTAAAGATCAAATTGTTTAAAGTTGCAGTATGGAGATAATGATGATAAGTAATAATAATGCCATTACTTCACTCAAATTCAAAATGTGATTGTGGTTATTGACTCCTCGCACAAAAACTATGTCCTCTAAAATGGTTCAAAAAAGAAGAAAACAGCCTCAAACCCAGTTATGGCAATGAATTTACTACCAAGCCCCTAAAAATCGCTGAAACCCAGCCATATCTAGCAAACGGCTCAATCGAAGTAAAATAACCACTGCGTAAAGGTTTGAGGCTATTTTTAGCTTACAATCGTTTAAGTCTCGTTAACTAAGAGCACCAACAAAGGACTCATCATTTCCCAAGCCAAAGGTGAAACTTAAATCAGCCCAACCGCCATCATGATCAGTATCGACCAAGAAACGGTTCCCTCGCCGCAAAATCACATCATCTCGACCATCACCAGCGATATTTCCCAGATAGAGCTGATCCTGAGCTGAGCCAAAGGTGAAACTTAAATCGGCCCAGCCGCCATCGTGATCAGTATCAACTAAGAAACGATTTCCTCGCCGCAAAATAATATCATCTTGACCATCACCATTGAGATCTCCGAGATAGAGCTGATCCTGAGCTGAGCCAAATTTGAAACTTACATCGGCCCAGCCGCCATCGTGATCAGTATCAACTAAGAAACGATTTCCTCGCCGCAAAATAATATCATCTCGACCATCACCAGCGAGATCTCCGAGATAGAGCTGATCCTGAGCTGAGCCAAATTTGAAACTTACATCGGCCCAACCGTCGTGATCAGTATCAACTAGAAATTGATTCCCTCGCCGCAAAATAATATCATCTCGACCATCACCAGCGAGATCTCCGAGATAGAGCTGATCCTGAGCTGAGCCAAAGGTGAAACTTAAATCGGCCCAACCGCCATCGTGATTAATATCGACCAAAAATTGATTTCCTCGCCGCAAAATGAGATCATCTTGACCATCACCAGCGAGATCTCCGAGATAGAGCTGATCCTGAGCTGAGCCAAAGGTGAAACTTAAATCGGCCCAGCCGCCATCGTGATCAGTATCGACCAAGAAACGGTTTCCTCGCCGCAAAATCATATCATCTCGACTATCACCAGCGATATTTCCGAGATAGAGCTGATCCTGAGCTGAGCCAAAGGTGAAACTTAAATCGGCCCAGCCGCCATCGTGATCAGTATCGACCAAGAAACGGTTTCCTCGCCGCAAAATCATATCATCTCGACTATCACCAGCGATATTTCCCAGATAGAGCTGATCCTGAGCTGAGCCAAAGGTGAAACTTAAATCGGCCCAGCCGCCATCGTGATCAGTATCGACCAAGAAACGGTTTCCTCGCCGCAAAATCATATCATCTTGACCATCACCATTGAGATCTCCCAGATAGAACTGATCCTGAGCTGAGCCAAAGGTGAAACTTAAATCGGCCCAGCCGCCATCGTGATCAGTATCGACCAAGAAACGGTTTCCTCGCCGCAAAATCACATCATCTCGACCATCACCAGCGATATTTCCCAGATAGAGCTGATCACGAGCTGAGCCAAAGGTGAAACTTAAATCGGCCCAGCCGCCATCGTGATCAGTATCAACCAAGAATTGATTTCCTCGCCGCAAAATCACATCATCTTGACCATCGGCAGCAATATCTCCCAGATAGAGCTGATCCTGAGCTGAGCCAAAGGTGAAACTTACATCGGCCCAGCCGCCATCGTGATCGGTATCGACCAAGAAACGGTTTCCTCGCCGCAAAATCACATCATCTTGATTGTTTGGATTAATAACCAAATCATCCCACCACAAATCGTAGGTATTACCAGAGCTATTGTAAGGATAAACTGCCAGGAAGTAGGTGCCGGCATTGGGAAGAATGGTATTGATGGCTTCGCTATCAGTGGTTGATTCGGAAGTGACCATCAAGTTACTATTAGCATTGTAAATAGCTAAGTCGATATCCCCGTCGGCATGTGCAAATTGAACCTTGACAGCTAGATTTTTGTAGCCTGGAGTGATGTCAATTTCATACCAGTCATTATCATTGGCAATTCCGATACCATTGAGGCTGCTAAGCCAAGTTTGTTCATGGGTACTTAGGTCGTAGGCAGTTATTCGCGTGTCGTTCTCTTCATAGGCATCGTCCTCAACTATTTCACGGCCTTCATCAAATCCATAAGAAATATAGTGCCGTGTTACTGCAGTTAAATCAGTACCGTAAGCAGCTTGTAAATCCTCATATTCATTGAGATAAGCAACTGGATCGAATAAATTGGTTGCCCTTCCTTCCCAGAACCCATGATTGATATAGTGTTGGGTCGCTGCTTCTAAGTCATAGCCATAAGCTTCAATTAAGTCCCCATGAGATGCTAAATAAATGTCTTCCTCGAAACTATCCCGGGACCGTCCTTCGTCAAAACCATATAGGATATAGTGATCAAGAGCTGATTCTGGATCGTTCCCATAAGCCCTGATGAGATCGGGATGAGAAGCTAGGTATTGGGTTGGGTTGAAGCGGTCAAGAGCGCGCCCTTCCCAGAACCCATGATTGATATAGTGTTGGGTTGCTGCTTCTAAGTCAGGGGCATAGACTCGCATTAAATCATCATGAGAAGCTAGATAGAGCTTTTCATGAAAACTATCCCGGGACCATCCTTGGTGGAAGCCCTCGAAGACAAAATGAAATGTAGCAAATCCAGGGTCATTCCCAGCGGTATAGATGAGGCCGGGATGAGAAGCTAGGTATTGAGAAGGATCAAATGCATCTAAAGCGCGCCCTTCGCTCGCACCATATTGGATGTAGTGTTGAGTTGCC comes from the Cyanobacteria bacterium GSL.Bin1 genome and includes:
- a CDS encoding ABC transporter permease, yielding MNNSLLTYKRWSKLQRYWELLCVLVERNLKGRYRGSWLGIYWSLLNPLIMAGIYTAVLGRAFSSYYDDSIFNYILAAFTGLSIFHFFAAATNQSLSSLVSSGSLINKIKLPLSIFPSSIIAANVFQFIAANLPPLAIMAFLTSGNFINVLSLIFPLIALILFSSGIGYALSALFVFFRDIPHLYSVTIYALRIATPIFYPAEIVPEKVRSFLLLNPLSQIIESFRQITLSGKLPDLSLIGMTLINSLVVCLLGWLFFHRYRNHFIDLL
- a CDS encoding ATP-binding cassette domain-containing protein; this encodes MKMINLKDIYLWRRTQEEFSYDLKTSIFSLLQRKYRKPSKKLILEQVNLEISAGEKVGIIGANGSGKSTLLKLICGILLPTRGIVRVAGNIAPLIELGAGFDAGMSVTDNIIMYGVMLGFSRQEMFKRIQPILEFAELEEYAFIPVKALSSGMKARLGFAIATDVRPDILLLDEVLSVGDARFKQKCRKRIEKFWEMNVTILVVSHDSRFLQQWCQRGIWLEKGRIKFSGDIEAAIQAYNDSLGISS